A section of the Corvus moneduloides isolate bCorMon1 chromosome 29, bCorMon1.pri, whole genome shotgun sequence genome encodes:
- the LOC116436190 gene encoding Fc receptor-like protein 4 isoform X3, whose translation MVEKVVLLLWAQTLGLTGAQTTQLLVQPPWTPPVLWDRVTLTCQGLGTAAATTWYKDGQRWRLQGPDRFRVTESGTYQCDRPGTGLSPPVSISNDRLVLQVPAQALLEGDMVTLRCRTRKDVSVSRVRFYQDEKDLGGPLKGTELSLSPLQLHHSGSYCCEGLEGFRLSRSLSVTVTVHELFPVPVLEGAPESTEGSPLNLSCLSIPSPLRPRAPLLHLFYRDGQLVGGPQGSPQLLLPAVGVSHSGNYSCQVRSERGAVRRSSARLHITVRRVPLSGVSVSAQPPGAQVALGDRLVLSCAVAMGTGPLSFSWHRGDSWAPLGTGPRLELRHVGDNDSGHYQCRASDGHSVAESVPLNVTVLVPVANATISPGALAQPVRAGDPVTLRCSVQVGSAPVTFTWLRNGSEVARGPLLELGDVHVGHSGTYQCVATNQLGQDGHRVFQALSPELALTVTPRGHWDTAVAVNIGRSLLFLALLLGVIGGCHWWQRLAARKPQDRSPQPLSLSAPPRVSPGPAPPRHPQVTNAELPGPYEGQQDPGATYESVM comes from the exons atggtCGAGAAGGTGGTGCTGCTCCTGTGGG cccagacccTCGGCCTCACTG GCGCCCAGACCACCCAGCTCCTCGTGCAGCCCCCCTGGACACCGCCGGTGCTGTGGGACCGGGTGacactgacctgccagggcTTGGGCACCGCCGCTGCCACCACCTGGTACAAGGACGGGCAGCGCTGGCGGCTGCAGGGACCCGACCGATTCCGTGTCACCGAGAGTGGCACCTACCAGTGTGACAGACCCGGCaccgggctgagcccccccgTGAGCATCTCCAATG ACcggctggtgctgcaggtgccgGCGCAGGCGCTGCTGGAGGGGGACATGGTGACACTGCGCTGCCGGACCAGGAAGGATGTGTCGGTCAGCAGGGTGCGATTTTACCAGGATGAGAAGGATCTGGGGGGGCCACTCAAGGGGACAGAGCTGTCCCTCTCCCCCCTACAGCTACACCATAGTGGCAGCTACTGCTGCGAGGGCTTGGAGGGCTTCAGGCTGTCACGGTCATTGTCCGTGACAGTGACAGTGCATG agctcttCCCGGTGCCAGTGCTGGAGGGTGCCCCCGAGTCCACCGAGGGGTCCCCCCTGAATCTCAGCTGCctcagcatccccagccccctgcGGCCCCGAGCCCCCCTCCTGCACCTCTTCTACCGGGATGGGCAGCTGGTGGGGGGCCCGCAGGGGTCcccgcagctcctgctgcccgcCGTGGGGGTCTCCCACTCGGGGAATTACAGCTGCCAGGTGCGCTCCGAGCGGGGGGCCGTGCGGAGGAGCAGCGCCCGGCTCCACATCACGGTGCGCA GGGTCCCGCTCTCGGGGGTGTCCGTGTCGGCGCAGCCCCCCGGGGCacaggtggcactgggggaccGCCTGGTGCTGAGCTGCGCGGTGGCCATGGGGACAGGTCCCCTGTCCTTCTCCTGGCACCGGGGGGACTCGTGGGCGCCGCTGGGCACCGGCCCCCGCCTGGAGCTGCGCCACGTTGGGGACAATGACAGCGGCCACTACCAGTGCCGGGCCAGTGACGGGCACAGCGTGGCCGAGAGTGTTCCCCTGAATGTCACCGTCCTGG TGCCCGTGGCCAATGCCACCATCAGCCCcggtgccctggcacagccggTGCGCGCAGGTGACCCCGTGACCCTGCGCTGCTCGGTGCAGGTGGGCTCAGCCCCTGTCACCTTCACCTGGCTGCGCAACGGCAGCGAGGTGGCCCGGGGTCCCCTCTTGGAGCTCGGGGACGTCCATGTGGGACATTCCGGCACCTACCAGTGCGTGGCCACCAACCAGCTGGGACAGGACGGGCACCGCGTGTTCCAGGCGCTCAGCCCCGAGCTGGCACTGACGGTGACACCgcggggacactgggacacag cagtggctgtgaaCATCGGCAGGAGCCTCCtgttcctggccctgctcctgggTGTCATCGGGGGCTGTCACTGGTGGCAGCGCCTGG CTGCCAGGAAGCCCCAGGACAG
- the LOC116436190 gene encoding Fc receptor-like protein 3 isoform X6, with protein MVEKVVLLLWAQTLGLTGAQTTQLLVQPPWTPPVLWDRVTLTCQGLGTAAATTWYKDGQRWRLQGPDRFRVTESGTYQCDRPGTGLSPPVSISNDRLVLQVPAQALLEGDMVTLRCRTRKDVSVSRVRFYQDEKDLGGPLKGTELSLSPLQLHHSGSYCCEGLEGFRLSRSLSVTVTVHELFPVPVLEGAPESTEGSPLNLSCLSIPSPLRPRAPLLHLFYRDGQLVGGPQGSPQLLLPAVGVSHSGNYSCQVRSERGAVRRSSARLHITVRRVPLSGVSVSAQPPGAQVALGDRLVLSCAVAMGTGPLSFSWHRGDSWAPLGTGPRLELRHVGDNDSGHYQCRASDGHSVAESVPLNVTVLVPVANATISPGALAQPVRAGDPVTLRCSVQVGSAPVTFTWLRNGSEVARGPLLELGDVHVGHSGTYQCVATNQLGQDGHRVFQALSPELALTVTPRGHWDTAVAVNIGRSLLFLALLLGVIGGCHWWQRLAARKPQDRSSQPLSLSAPPRVSPGPAPLGIHK; from the exons atggtCGAGAAGGTGGTGCTGCTCCTGTGGG cccagacccTCGGCCTCACTG GCGCCCAGACCACCCAGCTCCTCGTGCAGCCCCCCTGGACACCGCCGGTGCTGTGGGACCGGGTGacactgacctgccagggcTTGGGCACCGCCGCTGCCACCACCTGGTACAAGGACGGGCAGCGCTGGCGGCTGCAGGGACCCGACCGATTCCGTGTCACCGAGAGTGGCACCTACCAGTGTGACAGACCCGGCaccgggctgagcccccccgTGAGCATCTCCAATG ACcggctggtgctgcaggtgccgGCGCAGGCGCTGCTGGAGGGGGACATGGTGACACTGCGCTGCCGGACCAGGAAGGATGTGTCGGTCAGCAGGGTGCGATTTTACCAGGATGAGAAGGATCTGGGGGGGCCACTCAAGGGGACAGAGCTGTCCCTCTCCCCCCTACAGCTACACCATAGTGGCAGCTACTGCTGCGAGGGCTTGGAGGGCTTCAGGCTGTCACGGTCATTGTCCGTGACAGTGACAGTGCATG agctcttCCCGGTGCCAGTGCTGGAGGGTGCCCCCGAGTCCACCGAGGGGTCCCCCCTGAATCTCAGCTGCctcagcatccccagccccctgcGGCCCCGAGCCCCCCTCCTGCACCTCTTCTACCGGGATGGGCAGCTGGTGGGGGGCCCGCAGGGGTCcccgcagctcctgctgcccgcCGTGGGGGTCTCCCACTCGGGGAATTACAGCTGCCAGGTGCGCTCCGAGCGGGGGGCCGTGCGGAGGAGCAGCGCCCGGCTCCACATCACGGTGCGCA GGGTCCCGCTCTCGGGGGTGTCCGTGTCGGCGCAGCCCCCCGGGGCacaggtggcactgggggaccGCCTGGTGCTGAGCTGCGCGGTGGCCATGGGGACAGGTCCCCTGTCCTTCTCCTGGCACCGGGGGGACTCGTGGGCGCCGCTGGGCACCGGCCCCCGCCTGGAGCTGCGCCACGTTGGGGACAATGACAGCGGCCACTACCAGTGCCGGGCCAGTGACGGGCACAGCGTGGCCGAGAGTGTTCCCCTGAATGTCACCGTCCTGG TGCCCGTGGCCAATGCCACCATCAGCCCcggtgccctggcacagccggTGCGCGCAGGTGACCCCGTGACCCTGCGCTGCTCGGTGCAGGTGGGCTCAGCCCCTGTCACCTTCACCTGGCTGCGCAACGGCAGCGAGGTGGCCCGGGGTCCCCTCTTGGAGCTCGGGGACGTCCATGTGGGACATTCCGGCACCTACCAGTGCGTGGCCACCAACCAGCTGGGACAGGACGGGCACCGCGTGTTCCAGGCGCTCAGCCCCGAGCTGGCACTGACGGTGACACCgcggggacactgggacacag cagtggctgtgaaCATCGGCAGGAGCCTCCtgttcctggccctgctcctgggTGTCATCGGGGGCTGTCACTGGTGGCAGCGCCTGG CTGCCAGGAAGCCCCAGGACAG GTCCTCACAACCACTGTCTCTGTCAGCGCCCCCACGGGTgtcccccggccctgccccccTCGGCATCCACAAGTGA
- the LOC116436190 gene encoding Fc receptor-like protein 4 isoform X5, producing the protein MVEKVVLLLWAQTLGLTGAQTTQLLVQPPWTPPVLWDRVTLTCQGLGTAAATTWYKDGQRWRLQGPDRFRVTESGTYQCDRPGTGLSPPVSISNDRLVLQVPAQALLEGDMVTLRCRTRKDVSVSRVRFYQDEKDLGGPLKGTELSLSPLQLHHSGSYCCEGLEGFRLSRSLSVTVTVHELFPVPVLEGAPESTEGSPLNLSCLSIPSPLRPRAPLLHLFYRDGQLVGGPQGSPQLLLPAVGVSHSGNYSCQVRSERGAVRRSSARLHITVRRVPLSGVSVSAQPPGAQVALGDRLVLSCAVAMGTGPLSFSWHRGDSWAPLGTGPRLELRHVGDNDSGHYQCRASDGHSVAESVPLNVTVLVPVANATISPGALAQPVRAGDPVTLRCSVQVGSAPVTFTWLRNGSEVARGPLLELGDVHVGHSGTYQCVATNQLGQDGHRVFQALSPELALTVTPRGHWDTVAVNIGRSLLFLALLLGVIGGCHWWQRLAARKPQDRSPQPLSLSAPPRVSPGPAPPRHPQVTNAELPGPYEGQQDPGATYESVM; encoded by the exons atggtCGAGAAGGTGGTGCTGCTCCTGTGGG cccagacccTCGGCCTCACTG GCGCCCAGACCACCCAGCTCCTCGTGCAGCCCCCCTGGACACCGCCGGTGCTGTGGGACCGGGTGacactgacctgccagggcTTGGGCACCGCCGCTGCCACCACCTGGTACAAGGACGGGCAGCGCTGGCGGCTGCAGGGACCCGACCGATTCCGTGTCACCGAGAGTGGCACCTACCAGTGTGACAGACCCGGCaccgggctgagcccccccgTGAGCATCTCCAATG ACcggctggtgctgcaggtgccgGCGCAGGCGCTGCTGGAGGGGGACATGGTGACACTGCGCTGCCGGACCAGGAAGGATGTGTCGGTCAGCAGGGTGCGATTTTACCAGGATGAGAAGGATCTGGGGGGGCCACTCAAGGGGACAGAGCTGTCCCTCTCCCCCCTACAGCTACACCATAGTGGCAGCTACTGCTGCGAGGGCTTGGAGGGCTTCAGGCTGTCACGGTCATTGTCCGTGACAGTGACAGTGCATG agctcttCCCGGTGCCAGTGCTGGAGGGTGCCCCCGAGTCCACCGAGGGGTCCCCCCTGAATCTCAGCTGCctcagcatccccagccccctgcGGCCCCGAGCCCCCCTCCTGCACCTCTTCTACCGGGATGGGCAGCTGGTGGGGGGCCCGCAGGGGTCcccgcagctcctgctgcccgcCGTGGGGGTCTCCCACTCGGGGAATTACAGCTGCCAGGTGCGCTCCGAGCGGGGGGCCGTGCGGAGGAGCAGCGCCCGGCTCCACATCACGGTGCGCA GGGTCCCGCTCTCGGGGGTGTCCGTGTCGGCGCAGCCCCCCGGGGCacaggtggcactgggggaccGCCTGGTGCTGAGCTGCGCGGTGGCCATGGGGACAGGTCCCCTGTCCTTCTCCTGGCACCGGGGGGACTCGTGGGCGCCGCTGGGCACCGGCCCCCGCCTGGAGCTGCGCCACGTTGGGGACAATGACAGCGGCCACTACCAGTGCCGGGCCAGTGACGGGCACAGCGTGGCCGAGAGTGTTCCCCTGAATGTCACCGTCCTGG TGCCCGTGGCCAATGCCACCATCAGCCCcggtgccctggcacagccggTGCGCGCAGGTGACCCCGTGACCCTGCGCTGCTCGGTGCAGGTGGGCTCAGCCCCTGTCACCTTCACCTGGCTGCGCAACGGCAGCGAGGTGGCCCGGGGTCCCCTCTTGGAGCTCGGGGACGTCCATGTGGGACATTCCGGCACCTACCAGTGCGTGGCCACCAACCAGCTGGGACAGGACGGGCACCGCGTGTTCCAGGCGCTCAGCCCCGAGCTGGCACTGACGGTGACACCgcggggacactgggacacag tggctgtgaaCATCGGCAGGAGCCTCCtgttcctggccctgctcctgggTGTCATCGGGGGCTGTCACTGGTGGCAGCGCCTGG CTGCCAGGAAGCCCCAGGACAG